One genomic region from Gossypium hirsutum isolate 1008001.06 chromosome D13, Gossypium_hirsutum_v2.1, whole genome shotgun sequence encodes:
- the LOC107918526 gene encoding uncharacterized protein produces MEKKQGFFSALKEEVIRGLSPSRSRTNSPGRARSPIAILLRRKKSGHNNYGGAYLAQPEPLIARYGVGEALAPLMEGPDQDGGETGDSKRLGSGLGQWVMGQLSRTPSMASLSCKRSDLRLLLGVMGAPLAPVQVCSTDPLPHLSIKDTPIETSTAQYILQQYTAASGGLKLQNSVRNAYAMGKLKMVACEYETAAKTVKNPYGSRGAESGGFVLWQMNPDMWYVELAVGGSKVHAGCNGKLVWRHTPWLGARTAKGPVRPLRRALQGLDPRTTASMFSDAKCIGEKTINGEDCFILKLCTDPQTLKARSEGPAEIIRHVLFGYFSQKTGLLVHMEDSHLTRIQSNGGDTVYWETTINSYLQDYRPVEGIMIAHSGRSVITLFRFGEAAMSHTKTRMEEAWTIEEVAFNIPGLSVDCFIPPGDLKSGSISETYELPQDETGKSGIALSAYHAKVAALEKAQDNWLTV; encoded by the exons ATGGAGAAAAAGCAAGGTTTTTTCTCAGCTCTCAAAGAGGAAGTAATTCGTGGGCTTTCACCTTCCCGCTCGAGGACCAACAGCCCCGGAAGAGCCCGGTCACCCATTGCCATTCTGTTGCGGAGAAAGAAAAGCGGCCACAACAACTACGGAGGCGCTTACCTGGCGCAACCGGAGCCCTTGATCGCGAGGTACGGTGTCGGGGAAGCGTTAGCTCCGCTCATGGAAGGTCCCGACCAGGACGGAGGTGAAACCGGGGACTCCAAGAGGCTTGGGTCGGGGCTAGGACAATGGGTTATGGGACAGTTATCGAGGACTCCATCCATGGCTTCCTTGAGTTGCAAAAGGTCCGATCTAAGGCTGTTGCTGGGGGTCATGGGTGCACCTTTGGCTCCTGTTCAAGTTTGCTCCACTGACCCTTTGCCTCACTTGAGCATCAAAGACACTCCCATT GAAACTTCCACTGCTCAGTACATATTGCAGCAGTATACAGCTGCTTCCGGTGGTTTGAAGCTGCAAAACTCTGTTCGGAATGCGTATGCAATGGGAAAACTGAAAATGGTAGCTTGTGAATACGAAACTGCTGCGAAGACGGTTAAGAACCCATATGGCTCCAGGGGTGCGGAGTCCGGTGGGTTTGTGCTCTGGCAAATGAATCCGGACATGTGGTATGTTGAACTTGCGGTTGGGGGCAGCAAGGTTCATGCTGGCTGTAATGGGAAGCTTGTGTGGAGGCACACACCTTGGCTTGGTGCTCGCACTGCAAAGGGGCCTGTTAGACCCTTGCGTCGTGCACTTCAG GGTCTTGATCCGAGAACTACAGCTAGTATGTTTTCTGATGCAAAATGTATAGGAGAGAAGACAATTAATGGTGAGGATTGCTTCATCCTCAAGCTCTGTACCGACCCCCAGACATTGAAGGCAAGGAGTGAAGGCCCTGCGGAGATCATTAGGCATGTCTTATTTGGCTACTTTAGTCAGAAGACCGGGCTTCTGGTTCACATGGAGGATTCACACTTGACTCGTATTCAATCCAACGGTGGGGATACTGTTTATTGGGAAACCACAATCAATTCATATCTTCAGGATTACCGTCCCGTCGAAGGTATCATGATAGCACATTCTGGCCGTTCTGTCATTACACTTTTCAGGTTCGGGGAAGCTGCAATGAGCCATACAAAAACAAGGATGGAAGAAGCTTGGACGATCGAGGAGGTTGCCTTTAACATACCAGGCCTTTCTGTTGATTGTTTTATTCCTCCAGGTGATTTGAAATCTGGATCCATCAGTGAAACCTATGAGCTACCTCAGGACGAAACAGGGAAGAGTGGGATCGCCTTATCAGCATATCATGCCAAAGTTGCTGCACTCGAGAAGGCACAGGATAATTGGCTGACAGTATGA